The Veillonellales bacterium DNA window ACAGTTTCAATTCCACACCAGTTGCCACGACCACAGAGCGTACTTGAAAGTAATTCACGAAAAAATTACGGCTCACACAAATTTCATCCACTATTATTGCTCTTTTGACTATGCCATGAAGTTTATATATAATATACCAAGATAATCTTCATATGTATAATACGAAAATCATCTTAATTTCATATAAAATCAAGTATGAAATTCAACGTGAGGAGTGCTTGTTCAATGGATATCAGGAAACTTCAATATTTCCTTGCAGTCGCAGAAGAAGGACAAATCACCCGAGCCGCCAAAAACTTACACATGGCTCAACCACCGCTTAGCCAGCAGCTTAAACTGTTTGAAACCGAACTGGGAGTTCAGTTAATCGAAAGAGGCGGCAGCCGTAAAATCAGGCTAACCGATGCAGGGCAGGCGTTGCGTCGCCGCGCTGAGCAAATACTGGAATTAATCGACAAAACGGAAAAAGAAGTAAAAGATGTGGGTGAAGGTTTGCGGGGAACACTATCGGTGGGGCTTGCGGTACCCTGGGGTATTACTTTAGGTGCTTCTTTTTTGTTGAGACAAATTTGCCGTTTTCATGCATGTTATCCGGCAATAAACTTTCAATTATGGGAAGGCGATATATATCGGATAGAGGATTTATTATCCAGCCGGGTAGTAGAAATCGGCATTACTAAGCTTCCGACTGATTCGGAGACTTATGAGGCGATTGCTTTGCCCACCGAACCTGTGACCGCCGCATTTGCACCTAAATGGAATGATGGTCAGTCAACAGATTCCATATCATTAGCCGCTCTCGCGGATAAACCGCTTATCATATATCGTTCATATGAGGAACGATTTTTGGGATATTATCAGAAACTTGGCCTGAAACCAAGGATATTGTGTACGCAGGATGATATTCGGTCGATGTTATTATGGGCGGAGTCGGGGCTTGGTGTGGCCATTGTACAAAAATCTGCGGCAGGCTTGATACCGGGCAGCAAGCTAATATTTAAGGAGATTATCGAACCGGCTTTAATAACAAGAACGATTTCGGTCATCTGGCTAAAAAACCGTTATCTATCTGCTGCCGCCCGGCATTTTATCGATATGTTTACTAAAGAAAAATAACGATTGTTAAGCATGAACCCCCTGTACCGCATTGGTGCAGGGGGTTCATGCTTATTAGCCATTATATTTTTTTCATATAAAATAAAGACTATTTTTGTATTATACATATAAAAATTAGATTGATATAATTAGAAACAAATCGGGGAGATAGCCAAAAAAAGATCACATGCAATCATACAAGGAGGGAGATATCCATTGATTTTCACACATCAAAGTGGAAAATTTTTTTATATTAGTTTAAGTGCCATAGTTGTAGCGATAGCGATAGCCGGCTGCAGCAGCCGGCAGGTGGCTGATCCTCCTCCACCTATCAAAATTAAGGCCATGCAGGTAGTCCAGCAGGACACCCCGATTGCATACGAGTTTGTCGGCCAGGTGATAGCGAAAAACGAAGTGCAAATTCGCGCAAAAGTGTCTGGTAATATTGTGGAAAAGATGGTAGCCGGTGGGGAAAAGGTTACTCAAGGACAGCCGTTATTTCAGATTGACCGCCGTCAATATGAGGCGACGTTGCTTGAAGCGCAGGGGCAATTGGCTCAAGCAGAAGCGGTAATGAGCAATTCCCATCTGGACACTGTAAGGTACCAAAGGCTTGCTGCCCAACAAGCGATTGCCGAGCAAGTACTTGATACTGCACTATCATCAGAACGACAAAATGCTGCGCTAGTAAATACGAACCGGGCACGTACACAGAGGGCGGAAGCAGATTTACAAGATACGCTAATTACAGCCCCATTTAGCGGCCGTATTGATGTAAACGACCTAAGCATCGGTGGTTTTGTTCAGGCCGGTCAGACGGTAATCGCCACCCTATCCTCAGTTAATCCGATTTTCATCCAATTTAGCATGAGCGAAAATGAGTATCTGCGCTTTATCAAACTTGAGCATGGCACTTCGCCAGCAGAATGGGGAAACAATTTGAAACTGATTCTTAGTGATGGAACACCGTATCCACTTGCAGGCCATATAGAGCAAGTGGATCGCGCGATGGCGCAAGACACAGCGACACTTACACTGAAGGCAGCCTTTGCTAATCCCCAAGGGGTGCTTATGCCTGGCATGTTCGCCCGGATTGTGGCACAGGGTGAACTGCGCCGGGGAGCTCTGTTGATTCCGCAACGAGCCGTTCAGCAACTGCTGGGCAAGACCTTTGTTACCATTGTCGGAGAAGGCGATAAGTCTGAACCCCGCCCGGTAAAAATGGGACCGCGTGTTGGTGACCTGTGGGTGGTGGAAGAAGGCTTGACAACAGCAGATCGCGTTATTGTAGAAGGATTTGGCAAAGCCCCGCCCGGAACCCCCTTAATTATAGAAATGGTAGACCAAAATGAACTGCAAAATACAGCTACGAATTAGGAGGAAGGTCTGTGGCTAGATTTTTTATTGAACGTCCGATTTTTGCCATAGTACTGTCCGTAATCATTACGCTAGTCGGTTTGATTGCCGCTTTTACTGTGCCAATTGACCGGTATCCCCAGATTACTCCGCCGCATGTCAGCGTCGACACCAACTATCGCGGGGCTAATTCCCAGGTATTGGAGAAGACCGTTGCTCAGGTACTCGAACAGCAGATTAATGGTATCGAAAATATGTCATCGATGTTATCGACCAGCGCTGATTCCGGTTCTTATCAACTGGATATCCAGTTTGAATTAGGAAAAGACGCGGATTTAGCGGTTGTACAAACGCAAAACCGGGTGGCTCAAGCCAATCCTTCTCTGCCACAATCCGTATTGCAGGCCGGCATCACCGCCCGGAAGGTGTCGTCGGATTTTGCTATGGTCTTTGCGTTATGGTCGCCTAATGGAACCTATGACAGTACCTTTATGAAAAACTATGGTGATATTAATTTCATTGAAGACATGAAACGCGTCAAGGGCGTGGGCAGTATCACCGAGTACGGCGCCGATTTTAGCATGCGGATATGGTTAATGCCTGATAAAATGGCCCGGCTGGGCATTACCACAAACGATATTGCCAATGCTATCAATGAACAAAACGTCCAGGCGCCCGCCGGAACCATTGGCCAGCGTCCATCACTTAATCAAGAATTTCAATATACTGTCAACGTTCAAGGTCGGTTAACAGAACCGACGGAATTCGCCAAAATTATTATCCGTTCAAAACCAGACGGGTCATTTGTCCGCCTAGGCGATGTAGCCAAGGTCGAAATTGGTGGCAGAAACTATGGCTTTGCCTGTGATGTTAACGATCATCCAGCAATCTTTTTTATGGTTCAGCCAACCACGGATGCCAATCTATTGGACACAGTCAGCAATTGTCAAAAAGTCATTGAGAATGCCGCCAAACGGTTCCCCCCCGATATGGATTACAGAGTGGTAATCGATACAGCTAAATTTGTACGAGAATCGTTGAAAGAAGTGGCAAAAACTTTTGTCCTGGCTTTATTGCTGGTCTTACTGGTAGTATTCGTGTTCTTGCAAAGCGCACGCGCCACTTTAATTCCCATGCTGGCCATTCCGGTATCACTGATCGGAACCTTCGGCGCATTTTTGGCACTGGGTTTTTCTATCAACACCTTAACCATGTTTGCTATGGTGTTGACCATCGGCCTGGTGGTAGATGACGCCATCGTCGTCATTGAAGCTGTGGAACATCATCTGCGCTATAACAGCCTCAGCCCACGGGATGCTACCCTTCGGGCAATGAGTGAAGTTTCGAGTCCGATTGTAGCTATTGCTTTTGTACTGGCGTCGATCTTTATTCCGGTGGCCTTTTTGGGCGGGATAGTGGGCGTATTATACAAGCAATTTGCCTTAACGATCGCTGTTTCCATGGGGCTATCAGCCATAGTGGCCTTATCGCTGACACCAGCGCTTTGCACATTATTGCTTAAGCCCTATCATTCAAAAACCCATACGGATACGGGATTGATCACCAAATTCTTCGTCAAATTTAACGACTTGTTTGAAAATATGGTTAATAAATACGGCAAGGGGTTGGTCAGAGTAATTCAGCGCTCGACTCTATGTATCACACTACTCGTGGTCTTGCTGATTGCGAGTGGCGGATTATTTCGGGCCGTGCCGACTTCTTTTGTTCCCCCCGAAGATCAAGGCTATTATCTTACCTCCGTGAATTTGCCGGAAGCGGCTAGTCTGGATCGTACGCAGGAAATATGTAAAAAAATTCAAGAACTGGTCAGTTCGCAGCCCGGCGTACAGGATATTGCTATCGTTTCCGGCCTCGATCTGTTAACTAGAGCGAACAAACCGAACACCGCCAATATGTTTGTTGGACTTACCCATTGGGATGAAAGAACCACTCCCGAACTACAGGTTGACCAGGAAATTCGTCAGACGCTGGCGCTTACTCGTTCATTACCGGAAGCGACAGTGCTCTCCTTTAATGCTCCGTCCTTACATGGCGTAGGTGCGATGGGCGGTTTTACTTTGATGTTGGAAAGCCGTGGCAGCAATTCCGACGAAGAAATGGACCGCATTTCTAAAGAATTTCTTGCCGCGGCCCGTAAGCGCCCGGAAATTGGAACGGTCTTTTCCAATTTCCGAGTCGATACTCCCGGCTATCGTTTTGAAGTTGACCGGGAAAAAGTGAAAGCGCTGGGTATTCCGGTAGACGATGTGTTTAATGCCTTGCAAGCTTTCTTAGGCGGCATGGAAGTCAACGATTTTAATATTTTTGACCGAACCTATAAAGTGGTGATCCAGGCTGAAACCCAGTTCCGTAGCGATATAGATTCCAGTCGCTTCTTCTTTGTACGCACCACAGCCGGGAAAATGGTGCCGCTGAATACGCTGGTAAAGCCGGTACCTGTTAGCGGCGCATCCCTGATTCAAAGGTTCAACGGCTACCGGGCCATTAAGATCGGCGGTACTCCTGCCCCCGGCTATAGTTCGGGGCAGGCATTAACCGCTTTAGAAGAAGTGGCCGCTCAGACACTGCCGAATAGCTTTAGTTACGAATGGGCTGATCAAAGCCGCGAAGAAAAAATATCAGGTGGCCGTGCTCCTATCGTATTTTGCCTGGCATTGTTCTTTATGTTCTTATGTTTGTCCGCTCTTTACGAAAGCTGGAGCATTCCATTTGCTGTTATTCTCAGTATACCCACAGGTATTTTTGGTGCTTTCTTATTCCAGTATATGCGGCATTTGGAAAATAACGTTTACATGCAAATTGGGTTGGTGATGTTGATTGGGTTAATGGCCAAAAATGCTATATTAATCGTCGAATTTGCCAAAGTCAGGGTAGATAAAGATATGGAGCCGGTGCAGGCGGTCATTGAGGCGGCTACCATTCGGTTACGGCCAATTCTGATGACCTCGCTGGCGTTTATCATCGGCTGCATTCCTCTGGCAATGGCTACCGGAGCCGGTGCTGGCGCAAGAAAAGCCATGGGAACGACGGTTGTCGGCGGCATGCTCATAGCTACGGGTTTAGGAATATTTTTAATTCCAGTGCTGTTTGTTGTTATTGAAAAAATAACAGCCAAATTAAATTCCCCCCGCCAGCGAATAAAAAATCTTCCGTCCTCACATCTAAACGAAAACTTGCCTAAGTAGTCCGTCCGAAAATTAACATCCCCTTATTAACCGTATTGCTTTTTGCAGACAACCAAAAGGATTGGTACAATAAAAGCCAGAGGTATCCAGTATAAAAGGAAAGCGATTTGATGCAAAATTGAAAAAAGATATTGTAAAACTATATCTTAGTGGAACCCACACGTGCCCAAGCTTGGCAGAAAAGTTAGTTTTACATGAAAATACCGTATATAAATGGATTGAACAATATAAAAATACCCCAGAGCCCGGCGTGTAAAAGGTCTATGAAGAACTTAACGAAAAAGGTATTTCTGTAGGCCGTAGCCGTATATGTTTAATATAAAATAAAAATAGGCTGCGCCAATGGCTTCCCGAAACCCATTCAGTCCATCCACGCAGAATAGGTAAACATCCTGTACTCCGCGGCTTTTCAGCTCATTTAGGACACTGAGCCAGAATTTGCTGCTTTCATTCTCGCCAATCCATATACCCAGTATTTCTTTATAACCATCTAGATTTATCCCCAATACCACATACGCCGCTTTCGTAATAATCTGGTGATTTTCACGAATTTTATAGTGTATGGCATC harbors:
- a CDS encoding efflux RND transporter periplasmic adaptor subunit, whose product is MIFTHQSGKFFYISLSAIVVAIAIAGCSSRQVADPPPPIKIKAMQVVQQDTPIAYEFVGQVIAKNEVQIRAKVSGNIVEKMVAGGEKVTQGQPLFQIDRRQYEATLLEAQGQLAQAEAVMSNSHLDTVRYQRLAAQQAIAEQVLDTALSSERQNAALVNTNRARTQRAEADLQDTLITAPFSGRIDVNDLSIGGFVQAGQTVIATLSSVNPIFIQFSMSENEYLRFIKLEHGTSPAEWGNNLKLILSDGTPYPLAGHIEQVDRAMAQDTATLTLKAAFANPQGVLMPGMFARIVAQGELRRGALLIPQRAVQQLLGKTFVTIVGEGDKSEPRPVKMGPRVGDLWVVEEGLTTADRVIVEGFGKAPPGTPLIIEMVDQNELQNTATN
- a CDS encoding LysR family transcriptional regulator codes for the protein MDIRKLQYFLAVAEEGQITRAAKNLHMAQPPLSQQLKLFETELGVQLIERGGSRKIRLTDAGQALRRRAEQILELIDKTEKEVKDVGEGLRGTLSVGLAVPWGITLGASFLLRQICRFHACYPAINFQLWEGDIYRIEDLLSSRVVEIGITKLPTDSETYEAIALPTEPVTAAFAPKWNDGQSTDSISLAALADKPLIIYRSYEERFLGYYQKLGLKPRILCTQDDIRSMLLWAESGLGVAIVQKSAAGLIPGSKLIFKEIIEPALITRTISVIWLKNRYLSAAARHFIDMFTKEK
- a CDS encoding multidrug efflux RND transporter permease subunit; amino-acid sequence: MARFFIERPIFAIVLSVIITLVGLIAAFTVPIDRYPQITPPHVSVDTNYRGANSQVLEKTVAQVLEQQINGIENMSSMLSTSADSGSYQLDIQFELGKDADLAVVQTQNRVAQANPSLPQSVLQAGITARKVSSDFAMVFALWSPNGTYDSTFMKNYGDINFIEDMKRVKGVGSITEYGADFSMRIWLMPDKMARLGITTNDIANAINEQNVQAPAGTIGQRPSLNQEFQYTVNVQGRLTEPTEFAKIIIRSKPDGSFVRLGDVAKVEIGGRNYGFACDVNDHPAIFFMVQPTTDANLLDTVSNCQKVIENAAKRFPPDMDYRVVIDTAKFVRESLKEVAKTFVLALLLVLLVVFVFLQSARATLIPMLAIPVSLIGTFGAFLALGFSINTLTMFAMVLTIGLVVDDAIVVIEAVEHHLRYNSLSPRDATLRAMSEVSSPIVAIAFVLASIFIPVAFLGGIVGVLYKQFALTIAVSMGLSAIVALSLTPALCTLLLKPYHSKTHTDTGLITKFFVKFNDLFENMVNKYGKGLVRVIQRSTLCITLLVVLLIASGGLFRAVPTSFVPPEDQGYYLTSVNLPEAASLDRTQEICKKIQELVSSQPGVQDIAIVSGLDLLTRANKPNTANMFVGLTHWDERTTPELQVDQEIRQTLALTRSLPEATVLSFNAPSLHGVGAMGGFTLMLESRGSNSDEEMDRISKEFLAAARKRPEIGTVFSNFRVDTPGYRFEVDREKVKALGIPVDDVFNALQAFLGGMEVNDFNIFDRTYKVVIQAETQFRSDIDSSRFFFVRTTAGKMVPLNTLVKPVPVSGASLIQRFNGYRAIKIGGTPAPGYSSGQALTALEEVAAQTLPNSFSYEWADQSREEKISGGRAPIVFCLALFFMFLCLSALYESWSIPFAVILSIPTGIFGAFLFQYMRHLENNVYMQIGLVMLIGLMAKNAILIVEFAKVRVDKDMEPVQAVIEAATIRLRPILMTSLAFIIGCIPLAMATGAGAGARKAMGTTVVGGMLIATGLGIFLIPVLFVVIEKITAKLNSPRQRIKNLPSSHLNENLPK